The following coding sequences lie in one Saccharopolyspora hordei genomic window:
- a CDS encoding ABC transporter ATP-binding protein has translation MTAPALDAVGLEVRGVPSDAAIVTDISLTLAPGEVLGLIGESGSGKTTLGLAVLRYCKRGTRIADGRIRIGDTDLTALPAKQAAALRGRRVAYVPQSPASALNPALRLSTQLAEAVHDASGAAARTRIKQVLTEVALPDDDEFLRRYPHQLSGGQQQRIAIAMAFVGRPEVVVLDEPTTGLDVTTQKTVLATVREMCARHGTAGVYVSHDMAVVAELADRIAVMYSGRIVESGPTRDVLTEPRHHYTAGLVLAVPDLDGERAMQAIDGQAPSPLDRPAGCAFAPRCAAATDECRSVVPGVDEVSPGHEIRCHHPRSGRLVAAPRPADTAPEAAEPVLEVRGVRAWYTSSPVLHDVSLSVAAGSCLALLGESGSGKTTLSRCLAGLHPGHEGSVLLRGTELPPSSAKRTREQRRQVQYVFQNPYESLNPRRRVRDLVAQPISVLGAPDDRSTEERVLEALELAALRPDIADRYPDQLSGGERQRVAIARALVTRPEVLICDEITSALDVSVQSAIVDLLQDLREKMGLALVFVTHNIALVRNIAQQVAVLRDGRIVEQAAAEELFTAPQHEYTRSLLADAPHFRLGDR, from the coding sequence ATGACCGCCCCCGCCTTGGACGCCGTCGGCCTGGAGGTCCGGGGAGTTCCCTCGGACGCCGCCATCGTCACCGACATCTCGCTCACCCTGGCACCGGGCGAGGTCCTGGGCCTGATCGGCGAGTCCGGCTCCGGCAAGACCACCCTCGGCCTGGCGGTGCTGCGCTACTGCAAGCGCGGCACGCGCATCGCCGACGGCCGCATCCGCATCGGCGACACCGACCTCACCGCGCTGCCCGCCAAGCAGGCCGCCGCGCTGCGCGGCCGCCGCGTCGCCTACGTCCCGCAGTCCCCGGCGTCGGCGCTGAACCCGGCGCTGCGGCTGAGCACCCAGCTCGCCGAGGCGGTGCACGACGCCTCCGGCGCCGCCGCCCGGACGCGGATCAAGCAGGTGCTCACCGAGGTCGCGCTGCCGGACGACGACGAGTTCCTGCGCCGCTACCCGCACCAGCTCTCGGGCGGCCAGCAGCAGCGGATCGCGATCGCGATGGCGTTCGTCGGCCGCCCCGAGGTGGTGGTGCTGGACGAGCCGACCACCGGCCTGGACGTCACCACGCAGAAGACGGTGCTGGCCACCGTCCGCGAGATGTGCGCGCGGCACGGCACGGCCGGGGTGTACGTCTCGCACGACATGGCGGTGGTCGCCGAGCTGGCCGACCGGATCGCGGTGATGTACTCGGGCCGCATCGTGGAGAGCGGTCCGACCCGCGACGTGCTCACCGAGCCGCGCCACCACTACACCGCGGGTCTGGTGCTCGCGGTGCCGGACCTGGACGGCGAGCGCGCGATGCAGGCCATCGACGGCCAGGCCCCGTCCCCGCTGGACCGGCCCGCCGGCTGCGCGTTCGCGCCGCGCTGCGCCGCAGCCACCGACGAGTGCCGCAGCGTTGTTCCCGGCGTGGACGAGGTCTCGCCTGGGCACGAGATCCGGTGCCACCACCCGCGTTCCGGCCGCCTGGTCGCCGCGCCGCGGCCCGCGGACACCGCGCCGGAGGCGGCGGAACCGGTGCTGGAGGTGCGCGGCGTCCGCGCCTGGTACACGAGTTCGCCGGTGCTGCACGACGTTTCGCTGTCCGTCGCTGCGGGTTCCTGCCTGGCGCTGCTCGGCGAGTCCGGCAGCGGGAAGACCACGCTGTCGCGCTGCCTGGCCGGACTGCACCCCGGGCACGAGGGATCGGTGCTGCTGCGCGGCACCGAACTCCCGCCGAGCAGCGCGAAGCGGACGCGGGAGCAGCGCCGCCAGGTGCAGTACGTGTTCCAGAACCCCTACGAGTCGCTGAACCCGCGCCGCCGCGTCCGCGACCTGGTGGCCCAGCCGATCTCGGTGCTGGGCGCTCCCGACGACCGGAGCACCGAGGAGCGGGTGCTCGAGGCGCTGGAGCTGGCCGCGCTGCGCCCCGACATCGCCGACCGCTACCCGGACCAGCTCAGCGGCGGCGAGCGGCAGCGGGTGGCGATCGCCCGCGCGCTGGTCACCCGGCCCGAGGTGCTGATCTGCGACGAGATCACCTCCGCGCTGGACGTCTCGGTGCAGTCGGCGATCGTCGACCTGCTCCAGGACCTGCGCGAGAAGATGGGCCTGGCGCTGGTCTTCGTCACGCACAACATCGCGTTGGTGCGCAACATCGCGCAGCAGGTGGCGGTGTTGCGGGACGGCCGGATCGTGGAGCAGGCCGCGGCCGAGGAGCTGTTCACCGCGCCGCAGCACGAGTACACGCGGTCGCTGCTGGCCGACGCGCCCCACTTCCGGCTGGGTGACCGGTGA
- a CDS encoding serine hydrolase, which produces MSGFDRVAEEFAAVVEADGAGAAFAVFRDGEQVLDLQAGHRDPEATQPMTTDTLMPVFSGTKGIVATGIALLVDRGALDPDAPVVRSWPEFGAAGKQDVTVRQLLSHSAGLPYPQRRVTREEAADDRTMAALLAGQAPLWPAGSTTAYHAFTFGWLAGELVRRVDGRAVGEFLRAEVAEPLGADFWLGLPEAEWPRTGRRWRAPDYQVANRLDTPEALAHRDRVYGNPPLLVGEDAPWNTPEWWTTGTPGGGAMASARGIAAIYSALVCGELVSAATLERVSREESRGVDPGTGRPLVFGLGYELQDELETYGPVAEGFGHSGAGGSLFGCWPGERVAFAFSPCLMRTEGFDDRAHRLLTALHADL; this is translated from the coding sequence GTGAGCGGGTTCGACCGGGTCGCCGAGGAGTTCGCCGCGGTGGTCGAGGCCGACGGCGCGGGGGCGGCGTTCGCCGTGTTCCGCGACGGCGAGCAGGTCCTCGACCTGCAGGCCGGGCACCGCGACCCCGAGGCCACCCAACCGATGACGACCGACACGCTGATGCCGGTCTTCTCCGGAACCAAGGGGATCGTGGCCACCGGCATCGCGCTGCTCGTCGACCGCGGCGCGCTCGACCCGGACGCGCCGGTGGTGCGCTCCTGGCCGGAGTTCGGCGCGGCGGGCAAGCAGGACGTCACGGTGCGCCAGCTGCTCTCCCACTCGGCCGGGCTCCCGTACCCGCAGCGCCGGGTGACGCGCGAGGAGGCGGCGGACGACCGGACGATGGCCGCGCTGCTGGCCGGGCAAGCGCCGCTGTGGCCGGCCGGTTCGACGACGGCCTACCACGCGTTCACCTTCGGGTGGCTGGCCGGCGAGCTCGTCCGCCGGGTGGACGGCCGGGCGGTCGGCGAGTTCCTGCGCGCCGAGGTCGCCGAGCCACTGGGTGCGGACTTCTGGCTCGGCCTGCCGGAAGCGGAGTGGCCACGCACCGGCCGCCGCTGGCGCGCACCGGACTACCAGGTCGCCAACCGGCTGGACACCCCGGAAGCGCTGGCCCACCGGGACCGGGTGTACGGCAACCCGCCGCTGCTGGTGGGCGAGGACGCACCGTGGAACACCCCGGAGTGGTGGACCACGGGCACGCCGGGCGGCGGCGCGATGGCATCGGCCCGGGGCATAGCCGCGATCTACTCGGCGCTGGTGTGCGGCGAGCTGGTCAGCGCGGCCACGCTGGAGCGGGTCAGCCGGGAGGAGAGCCGGGGTGTGGACCCGGGCACCGGACGGCCGCTGGTGTTCGGGCTGGGGTACGAGCTCCAGGACGAGCTGGAGACCTACGGGCCGGTGGCCGAGGGGTTCGGGCACAGCGGTGCCGGTGGTTCGCTGTTCGGCTGCTGGCCGGGCGAGCGCGTCGCGTTCGCGTTCAGCCCCTGCCTGATGCGCACCGAGGGCTTCGACGACCGGGCGCACCGGCTGCTGACCGCCCTGCACGCCGACCTGTGA
- a CDS encoding 4a-hydroxytetrahydrobiopterin dehydratase encodes MTELLTDTQVAEALQHLPEWRQEGRRLSRTVEFASFPQAIQAVTRIAEIAESENHHPDMDIRWRTVVFHCTTHSQGGITANDTSLAREIDNVVEQLTS; translated from the coding sequence ATGACCGAACTGCTCACCGACACCCAGGTCGCCGAGGCGCTCCAGCACCTCCCGGAGTGGCGCCAGGAGGGACGCCGGCTGTCCCGCACCGTGGAGTTCGCCAGCTTCCCGCAGGCGATCCAGGCGGTCACCCGCATCGCCGAGATCGCGGAGAGCGAGAACCACCACCCGGACATGGACATCCGCTGGCGCACCGTGGTGTTCCACTGCACCACGCACTCCCAGGGCGGCATCACGGCCAACGACACCTCGCTGGCGCGGGAGATCGACAACGTGGTCGAGCAGCTGACGTCCTGA
- a CDS encoding FAD-dependent oxidoreductase, whose translation MTAEPVLVIGAGVQGLTCGVVLAEAGWDVRVRTADRPRETTSAAAGAMWGPAQLRPADRVLYWVTRAHAEFLALARDESSGVHLATGRMAARFDLGEAVPTEARLIPDLRRCTPEELPEGFVSGYRGTLPLIDMPRYLDHLVARFLDAGGDLQRSPVQTLADAAAEASTVVNCTGVGARELVGDPGVQPVRGQGVVVRNPGIDEYFMELTDSADFAAYMPHGDHVVLGGIAEGQEWKLDVRPEVSAGIRRRCAAIEPRLAEAEVLDEKVGLRPWRESVRLEVERYEGARIIHNYGHGGSGVALSWGCAFEVADLVAG comes from the coding sequence ATGACCGCAGAACCGGTGCTGGTGATCGGCGCGGGAGTGCAGGGGCTGACCTGCGGCGTCGTGCTCGCGGAAGCGGGCTGGGACGTGCGCGTGCGGACCGCGGACCGGCCGCGGGAGACGACCTCGGCGGCAGCCGGTGCGATGTGGGGGCCGGCGCAACTCCGGCCCGCCGATCGGGTGTTGTACTGGGTCACCCGCGCGCACGCCGAGTTCCTCGCGCTCGCCCGCGACGAGTCCTCCGGGGTGCACCTGGCCACCGGCCGGATGGCCGCCCGCTTCGACCTGGGCGAGGCGGTCCCGACCGAGGCCCGGTTGATCCCCGACCTGCGGCGCTGCACCCCGGAAGAACTGCCCGAGGGCTTCGTCAGCGGGTACCGGGGGACGCTGCCGCTGATCGACATGCCGCGCTACCTCGACCACCTGGTCGCCCGGTTCCTCGACGCCGGGGGAGACCTGCAGCGCAGCCCCGTGCAGACGCTGGCCGACGCGGCCGCCGAGGCCAGCACGGTGGTCAACTGCACCGGCGTGGGGGCGCGCGAGCTGGTCGGCGACCCGGGCGTGCAGCCGGTGCGCGGCCAGGGCGTCGTGGTGCGCAACCCCGGCATCGACGAGTACTTCATGGAGCTCACCGACTCGGCGGACTTCGCCGCCTACATGCCGCACGGCGACCACGTGGTGCTCGGCGGGATCGCCGAGGGCCAGGAGTGGAAGCTCGACGTGCGTCCGGAGGTGAGCGCGGGCATCCGGCGCCGGTGCGCGGCGATCGAACCGCGGCTGGCCGAAGCCGAGGTGCTCGACGAGAAGGTCGGGCTGCGGCCCTGGCGGGAGTCGGTGCGGCTCGAGGTCGAGCGGTACGAGGGTGCCCGGATCATCCACAACTACGGGCACGGCGGCAGCGGCGTGGCGCTGTCCTGGGGGTGCGCCTTCGAGGTCGCCGACCTGGTGGCGGGCTGA
- a CDS encoding alpha/beta fold hydrolase, with amino-acid sequence MSLSYEVRGSGPGLLLAHGAGGSIAANFPFLDELAAERTVVAPDYPGSGATPRAEQPLELDRLVDDVVATADAAGVGTFAVLGYSMGTAVAVRAATKYPDRVTSLVLTAGLARPDQHLHLTIDLWEQLLDDRDALARFLLLNCFGPEALNALDDVDEALRTTADGVPPGVGDHLALLRTIDTRADLPRISVPTLVVATTQDTLVPPHHSRELARAIPGARLVEVESGHLIGAQAPDAWLAAVQGFLR; translated from the coding sequence ATGTCGCTGTCCTACGAGGTCCGTGGTTCGGGGCCGGGGTTGTTGCTGGCGCACGGAGCGGGTGGGTCGATCGCGGCCAACTTCCCGTTCCTCGACGAGCTCGCCGCGGAGCGGACCGTGGTGGCCCCGGACTACCCCGGTTCGGGCGCGACGCCGCGCGCCGAGCAGCCGCTGGAGCTGGACCGGCTCGTCGACGACGTCGTCGCGACCGCGGACGCCGCAGGGGTGGGGACCTTCGCGGTGCTCGGGTACTCGATGGGCACGGCGGTGGCGGTGCGGGCCGCCACCAAGTACCCCGATCGGGTCACTTCGCTGGTGCTCACGGCCGGGCTCGCCCGGCCCGACCAGCACCTGCACCTCACCATCGACCTCTGGGAGCAGCTCCTCGACGACCGGGACGCGCTCGCGCGGTTCCTGCTGCTCAACTGCTTCGGGCCGGAGGCGCTGAACGCGCTCGACGACGTCGACGAGGCGCTGCGGACGACGGCGGACGGGGTGCCACCCGGCGTCGGCGACCACCTGGCACTGCTGCGCACCATCGACACCCGCGCCGACCTGCCCCGGATCTCCGTGCCGACGCTGGTCGTCGCGACCACCCAGGACACGCTGGTGCCGCCGCACCACTCCCGGGAACTGGCGCGCGCGATCCCCGGGGCGCGGCTGGTCGAGGTCGAGTCCGGGCACCTCATCGGCGCCCAGGCCCCGGACGCGTGGCTGGCGGCCGTCCAGGGCTTCCTGCGGTGA
- a CDS encoding MarR family winged helix-turn-helix transcriptional regulator, producing the protein MGKADRAAAIMAAWRRERPDLDPASVAIVTRIWHLAKFFGDDRRKLLGQRGIDPSLMDLLETLRRSGEPYALTTRELAAQSAVTPAAISQRLARAEQRGWVTREPARGRAVLVRLTDEGKQVVDDTAGAIFDHEGDLLGALSEEDRSVLAELLRELCVDLVGDAPTVHVGDGSP; encoded by the coding sequence ATGGGCAAGGCCGACCGTGCTGCGGCGATCATGGCTGCGTGGCGGCGTGAGCGACCGGACCTCGACCCGGCGTCGGTCGCGATCGTCACGCGCATCTGGCACCTGGCGAAGTTCTTCGGTGACGACCGGCGGAAGCTGTTGGGGCAGCGGGGCATCGACCCCTCGCTCATGGACCTGCTGGAAACGCTGCGGCGCAGCGGCGAGCCCTACGCGCTCACCACCCGGGAACTCGCGGCGCAGTCGGCCGTCACACCGGCGGCCATCTCGCAGCGGCTCGCTCGCGCCGAGCAGCGGGGGTGGGTCACCCGGGAACCGGCGCGCGGGCGCGCGGTGCTCGTCCGGCTCACCGACGAGGGCAAGCAGGTCGTGGACGACACGGCCGGGGCCATCTTCGACCACGAGGGCGATCTCCTCGGCGCACTGTCCGAAGAGGACAGGAGCGTCCTCGCCGAGCTGTTGCGCGAGCTCTGCGTGGACCTGGTCGGCGACGCGCCCACCGTCCACGTCGGCGATGGGAGCCCCTGA
- a CDS encoding SDR family oxidoreductase, whose amino-acid sequence MHIVTGGGTGIGRAIALALHARGEQVLAIGRRRAPLDDLAAASGGGIAVLSCDHSAPADVRKLVEAVDGPVTGLVHCAGGNPAIGRPDPTSLDEEKALLDETIAGNLTSAALTVTALRPLMPTGASIVLYGSIAAEHGVGYYGPAKAAVASYAVGLAAALGPQDIRVNCISPGYIADTEFFGPGLDADRAEQLRRQTAIGRNGTPDDAVALTLFLLSPESRHLTGQNLHLNGGAFTTR is encoded by the coding sequence GTGCACATCGTGACTGGGGGCGGTACCGGCATCGGACGCGCGATCGCGCTGGCGCTGCACGCCCGCGGAGAGCAGGTCCTGGCCATCGGCCGGCGGCGCGCACCGCTCGACGACCTCGCCGCGGCGAGCGGAGGCGGGATCGCGGTCCTGTCCTGCGACCACTCGGCACCGGCGGACGTGCGCAAGCTGGTCGAGGCCGTCGACGGCCCGGTGACCGGGCTCGTGCACTGCGCGGGCGGCAACCCCGCGATCGGCCGCCCGGACCCGACGTCGTTGGACGAGGAGAAGGCGCTGCTCGACGAGACGATCGCCGGGAACCTGACCTCGGCGGCGCTCACCGTCACCGCGCTGCGCCCGCTGATGCCGACCGGGGCGTCGATCGTGCTGTACGGCTCGATCGCCGCCGAGCACGGCGTCGGCTACTACGGCCCGGCGAAGGCAGCGGTCGCCTCCTACGCCGTCGGCCTCGCCGCGGCCCTCGGCCCGCAGGACATCCGGGTCAACTGCATCTCGCCGGGCTACATCGCCGACACGGAGTTCTTCGGCCCCGGACTGGACGCGGACCGCGCCGAGCAGCTGCGCCGGCAGACGGCGATCGGCCGCAACGGCACCCCGGACGACGCCGTGGCCCTCACCCTGTTCCTGCTCTCCCCCGAGTCCCGCCACCTCACCGGCCAGAACCTCCACCTCAACGGCGGAGCGTTCACCACCCGCTGA